The Polyangium spumosum region GGCGGCTCGCCCTCCTGCTCGACGCGACCGAGGTCGAAGACCTGCACGATGTTCGCGTGCGAGAGCCGCACCGAGAGCTTCGCCTCGTGCACGAACATCTCGAGCAGCTCGGGCTCGCGCGCGAGCTCCGGCAGGATGCGCTTCAGCGCGAGCGTCTTCTCGAAGCCCAAGGCGCCGAAGCTCTTCGCCTTCCAGACCTCGGCCATCCCCCCGGCCCCGAGCCGCTCGAGGAGCACGTAACGCCCGAACTGTCTCTCCAAGATCGCCCCCCGAGCATGCCCGCGGCGAGGACGGATCCTACCACCTCGCTCGTGCTCGGGGACCCCGATGTTCAGGCGGAGCCGCCGCCGTAGATCACCTCCGAGAGACGGAAGGCCGCGGCCTCGAGCTTGCCGTAGGCGCCCCGCAGATCGCCGCTCGGCGCGTCCTCGTCGAGCAGCTTGCGCAGGATCACGCAGCCCTCGCGCACGCCGGAGAGCGTCGCCTCGTCGACGAGCTCGGCGTACGCCTCGATCGCCTGCTCCGTCGTGTAGAGCAGCGTCTCGGACTGGTTCTCGAGCTCGGCCCGATCACGCCTCTGCGCGTCTTCCTCGCGGAATTTTTCCGCCTCACCGACGAGCCGCTCGACCTCCGACGGAGCGAGCCCGCTCGTCGGCGTGACGCGCACCTTGTGCGCGCGCCCCGTGCCGAGATCCGTGGCCTCGACGTGGACGATTCCATCCTCGTCGATGTTGAAGACGACCTGGATCTTCGGCACGCCTCGCGGCGCGGGCGGGATGCCCGAGAGCTCGAAGCGCGCGAGGCTCTGGTTGTCGGCCGCCATCTCGCGCTCGCCTTGCAGGACGTGGATCGGCACGAACGTCTGTCGATCGAGGCTCGTCGTGAAGATCTCGCCGCGCGAGGTGGGGATCGTGGTGTTGCGCGGGATGAGCCTGGTCATCACGCCGCCGCCCGTCTCCACGCCGAGCGAGAGCGGCGTGACGTCGAGCAGGAGGATCTCGTCGGCCTGCCCGGAGAGCGCCGCGGCCTGGAGCGCCGCGCCCACGGCCACGACCTCGTCCGGGTTCACGCCCTTGCACGGGTCCTTGCCGAAGAGCTCCTTCACGGCCGCCTGCACCGCGGGCATCCGCGTCATGCCGCCGACGAGCACCACGGTCTCGATCGCGCTCGGCGAGAGCCGCGCGTCCCCGAGCACGTCGCGGCACACCTCGATCGTCCGATCGACGAGGTCCTGCGTGAGCATCTCGAGCTCGTTGCGCTGCATGGATCGTTCGAGGTGCAAGGGCGCGCCGTCCGACCCGACCGCGATGAAGGGCAGGTTGATCTGCGTGTCGAGCGAGGAGCTGAGCTCGTGCTTCGCCTTCTCCGCGGCCTCCTTCAGCCGCTGCATCGCCATCCGATCGCCGCGCAGATCCACGCCGAACTCGAGCTGGAACTCGCCGACGAGCATGTCCATCAGGCGCCCGTCGAAGTCCTCGCCGCCGAGGTGCGTGTCGCCGCCCGTCGCCTTCACGTTGAAGACGCCGCCGCTGATCTCGAGGATCGAGATGTCGAACGTGCCGCCGCCGAGGTCGTAGACCGCGATCGTCTCTGCGGCCTTGGCCTTCTTGTCGAGCCCGTACGCGAGCGCCGCCGCCGTGGGCTCGTTGATGATGCGGCGCACCTCGAGGCCGGCGATCTTGCCCGCGTCCTTCGTCGCTTGCCGCTGCGCGTCGTCGAAGTACGCGGGGACCGTGATCACCGCCTCGGTGACCGGCTCGCCGAGGAATCGCTCGGCGGTCTCCTTCATCTGCGCGAGGATCATCGCGCTGACCTCGGGCGGCGAGTGCGCCTTGCCGCGAAGCTCGACCCACGCGTCGCCGTTCTTCGCGGCGAGGATCGGGTACGGCACGAGCGAGGCGGCGCGCATCACGTCGGGCGAATCGAGCTTGCGCCCCATCAGGCGTTTGACCGCGTAGACCGTGCTCTGCGGGTTCGTCACGGCCTGCCTGCGGGCCACCTGCCCGACGAGCCGCTCGCCGCTCGCGACGATCGCGACGACCGAGGGCGTCGTCCGCGCGCCCTCGGCGTTGGGGATCACCTTGACGTCGTTCGCCGACGACGCCGCCGCCACGTCGACGACGGCCACGCACGAGTTGGTGGTCCCGAGGTCGATGCCGACGATCCTTCCCATGGCGGGAGCGAGGATATCAAAGGCGCGCGAAGACGACGGCCCTCGAAGAGGGTTTCACGCGCCTTTCCTCGGACGTCCGCGAAAATCTCAGCTCGCGGCCGCCGCGCCGCCGCCGGGCGGGCCCTTGGACACCACGACCATCGCCGGACGGACGAGGTAGTCGCCCATGCGATAACCGGACTGCACCTCGTGCATCACCACGCCGGCCGGATGCTCGGGCGACTCGATGTGCTGGATGGCCTCGTGCTGCGCGGGATCGAAGGGCTGGCCGACCGCGACGACGCGCTGGATCCCCATCTTCTCCAGCGTATCGAGGAACTGCTTCAGCACCATCCGCAGGCCCTCGGCCACGGCCTTCGCGTCGGCGGTGCCCTCGGCGTGCACGATCGCGCGCTCGAAATTATCGAAGACGGGCAGGAGATCCTTCACCGTGGTCTCCTTGCCCCGCCGGTGCGCGTCGTCGATCTCGCGCCGCGAGCGCTTGCGGAAATTGTCGAAATCGGCCGCCGTGCGCAGGAGCTGATCACGCGTGCGGGCGGACTCGGCCAGCGCATCCGCGAGGCGCTGCTCCACGCTGGGCGGCGGCGGAGCCTGGGGCTCGGCGGCGGCAGACGGCTGCTCGCCGCTCGTCGCCTCGCCGTTCTGACCGTTTGGATCCTGGGCAGACTTCGTCGTGGTCTCGGGCTCGGACATGGGTGCGGGCCACTATAACCTCCCAAGATCGACTGGCAACGCCCCCCCCACAACGGGACGCGTGGCATTTGCCCCGGCGGGGCGGCCGGCGTAGATCGCCTCGCATGACCCTCGCCCCCGCGTACGGAGCCGAGAGCCCCATCGCCGAGCTGCTCGAGCCCGAAGACCTCCTCCCCATCGCCGAGCGACGGCTCGTGGGCAACTACCGCCAGGCCTCGTTCGTCCTCGAGCGCGGCAAGGGATGCGAGCTCTGGGACACCGAGGGGCGTCGCTACCTCGACTTCTGCGCCGGCGTCGCGGTCTGCTCGCTCGGCCACGCCCACCCGCGCCTCGTCGCCGCGATCGCCGAGCAAGCCGCGCGGCTGATGCACGTCTCGAACTACTTCTACAACGCGGAGAACGCGCGCCTCGCCGACGAGCTCTGCAAAAAGAGCGGCATGGACCGCGCCTTCTTCTGCAACTCGGGCGCCGAGGCGAACGAGGCGATGCTCAAGCTCGCGCGGCGCTTCTTCTTCACGAGAGGCGAGCCCGACCGCTACCGCGTCATCGCCTTCGACAACGCCTTCCACGGCCGCACCCTGGGCGCGGTCGCGCTCACCGGCACCCCGAAATACCGCGAAGGGTTCGGCCCTCCGCTCGCCGGCGTCACGCACGTGCCCTACGGCGATCTCGACGCCGTCAAGGCCGCCATGGGGCCGGACGTCGCCGCGATCTTCGTCGAGCCCGTCCAGGGCGAGGGCGGCGTGATCCCGCCGCCGAAGGGCTTCCTCCCCGGCCTCCGCAGCCTCTGCGACGCGCACGGCGCGCTCCTCTGCCTCGACGAGGTGCAGACGGGCATCGGCCGCACGGGCACCTTCCTCGGCTCCGAGCACGACGGCGTCGAGGGCGACGCGATCGCCCTCGCCAAGGGCCTCGGCGGCGGCTTCCCGATCGGCGCGCTCCTCATCAAGGAGCGCTTGAACAGCGCCCTCACGCCAGGCACCCACGGCTCGACCTTCGGCGGCAACCCGCTCGCCTCGCGGGCCGCGCGCACCGTGCTCGCCGTCCTCGACGAGGAGAAGCTCATGGAAGGCGCCGTCACGAAGGGCCAGCGCCTCGCCGAGGGCCTCGCCGCGCTCGCGAAGGAGCACCCCGCCCTCTGCGTCGGACAACGCGGCCGCGGCCTCTTGCAAGGCCTCACGCTCGCGCAAGGCGTCGACACGCGCGCCGTCCTCGGCCGCGCCCGCGCCCACGGCCTGCTCCTCACGGTCGCCGGCGCGACCACGTTGCGCTACACGCCGCCGCTCGTCGTGAGCGAGGCCGAGATCGACGAAGCCATCGCCATCACGGGCCGCGTGCTCGCGGAGATGAAGCCGTGAAGCGTGATCTCCTGCGCCTCGCGGACCTCGGGGACGGCGGCATCGTCGCCATGCTGGATCGTTCGGCATTTTTTGCCCGCGTGCGTGGCAAGCTCGACGAGCACCCGCGGCCGCTCGCCGGCCACGCCGTCGCCCTCCTCTTCGACAAGCCCTCGACCCGCACGCGCCTCTCGCTCGAGGTCGCCACCTACGAGCTCGGCGGTCACCCGATCATCGTCACGCCCGAGTCGACGCAGATGAGCCGCGGCGAGCCCACCGAGGACACGGCCCGCGTGCTCGGCCGCATGGTCTCCGCCGTCACGTACCGCACGAGCACCACGGCGCGCTTCGAGGCCATGGCCCGCGCCTGCCGCGCCCCCGTGCTGAACGCGCTCACCGACGACGCCCACCCCATGCAGGTCCTCGCCGATCTGCACACGACCCGCGAGGCCCGAGGCCGGCTCGACGGCCTGCGCATCTGCTGGGTCGGCGACGCGAGCAACGTGGCTCGCTCGTGGATCGAGGCCGCGGGCCTGCTGAAGCTCGACGTGACGCTCGCGACGCCGCCCGCCTTCGCCCCGCCCTTGCCCGAGGTCGAGGAGGCGCGCGCCCGCGGCGGTCAGATCACCATCACCGACGACGCGCGCGCGGCGGCCAAGGACGCCGACGTCCTGATCACGGACGTGTGGGTGAGCATGGGGCAGGAGACCGAACGCGACTACCGCATCAGCGCCCTCTCGCCCTACCGCATCACGCAGGAGCTCGTCTCGCTCGCCTCGCCCGAGGTCGTCGTGCTGCACTGCTTGCCCGCGCATCGCGGCGAGGAGATCGACGCCGACGTGCTCGAAGGCCCACGCAGCTTCGTGTGGGACGCGGTCGAGTCGCGGCTGCATACGAGCAAGGCCCTGCTCGAGTGGGCCGCGCTCGGGCCTGGCTTCGGCCCGCCGCCCTTCGCTGTCGGCCGCGGCGGCGCGGCAGGCTGAGGCTCGACGTTGCGAGCGCTCGGACCCGTCGCCGATCCCGTGCCCTGCTCGGGGTGCGGCAAGCTGCTCGATCCGCTCCGCGCCGGCCACGTCGCGATCTTCGACAGCAAGTTCCACTTCTTCTGCGATCGCCACGCCTGCCGCGCGTGTTTCCTCGGCGAGCCTCCCGGCGAAGCGGACGGCGCGCGCCCCGCGCGTGTCCCGCTCTCGCTCTTCGCGCCCCGCA contains the following coding sequences:
- the dnaK gene encoding molecular chaperone DnaK, whose protein sequence is MGRIVGIDLGTTNSCVAVVDVAAASSANDVKVIPNAEGARTTPSVVAIVASGERLVGQVARRQAVTNPQSTVYAVKRLMGRKLDSPDVMRAASLVPYPILAAKNGDAWVELRGKAHSPPEVSAMILAQMKETAERFLGEPVTEAVITVPAYFDDAQRQATKDAGKIAGLEVRRIINEPTAAALAYGLDKKAKAAETIAVYDLGGGTFDISILEISGGVFNVKATGGDTHLGGEDFDGRLMDMLVGEFQLEFGVDLRGDRMAMQRLKEAAEKAKHELSSSLDTQINLPFIAVGSDGAPLHLERSMQRNELEMLTQDLVDRTIEVCRDVLGDARLSPSAIETVVLVGGMTRMPAVQAAVKELFGKDPCKGVNPDEVVAVGAALQAAALSGQADEILLLDVTPLSLGVETGGGVMTRLIPRNTTIPTSRGEIFTTSLDRQTFVPIHVLQGEREMAADNQSLARFELSGIPPAPRGVPKIQVVFNIDEDGIVHVEATDLGTGRAHKVRVTPTSGLAPSEVERLVGEAEKFREEDAQRRDRAELENQSETLLYTTEQAIEAYAELVDEATLSGVREGCVILRKLLDEDAPSGDLRGAYGKLEAAAFRLSEVIYGGGSA
- the grpE gene encoding nucleotide exchange factor GrpE, with the translated sequence MSEPETTTKSAQDPNGQNGEATSGEQPSAAAEPQAPPPPSVEQRLADALAESARTRDQLLRTAADFDNFRKRSRREIDDAHRRGKETTVKDLLPVFDNFERAIVHAEGTADAKAVAEGLRMVLKQFLDTLEKMGIQRVVAVGQPFDPAQHEAIQHIESPEHPAGVVMHEVQSGYRMGDYLVRPAMVVVSKGPPGGGAAAAS
- a CDS encoding aspartate aminotransferase family protein, which translates into the protein MTLAPAYGAESPIAELLEPEDLLPIAERRLVGNYRQASFVLERGKGCELWDTEGRRYLDFCAGVAVCSLGHAHPRLVAAIAEQAARLMHVSNYFYNAENARLADELCKKSGMDRAFFCNSGAEANEAMLKLARRFFFTRGEPDRYRVIAFDNAFHGRTLGAVALTGTPKYREGFGPPLAGVTHVPYGDLDAVKAAMGPDVAAIFVEPVQGEGGVIPPPKGFLPGLRSLCDAHGALLCLDEVQTGIGRTGTFLGSEHDGVEGDAIALAKGLGGGFPIGALLIKERLNSALTPGTHGSTFGGNPLASRAARTVLAVLDEEKLMEGAVTKGQRLAEGLAALAKEHPALCVGQRGRGLLQGLTLAQGVDTRAVLGRARAHGLLLTVAGATTLRYTPPLVVSEAEIDEAIAITGRVLAEMKP
- the argF gene encoding ornithine carbamoyltransferase, yielding MKRDLLRLADLGDGGIVAMLDRSAFFARVRGKLDEHPRPLAGHAVALLFDKPSTRTRLSLEVATYELGGHPIIVTPESTQMSRGEPTEDTARVLGRMVSAVTYRTSTTARFEAMARACRAPVLNALTDDAHPMQVLADLHTTREARGRLDGLRICWVGDASNVARSWIEAAGLLKLDVTLATPPAFAPPLPEVEEARARGGQITITDDARAAAKDADVLITDVWVSMGQETERDYRISALSPYRITQELVSLASPEVVVLHCLPAHRGEEIDADVLEGPRSFVWDAVESRLHTSKALLEWAALGPGFGPPPFAVGRGGAAG